A genomic segment from Candidatus Paceibacterota bacterium encodes:
- a CDS encoding A/G-specific adenine glycosylase, whose protein sequence is MLQQTQVDRVVPKYQSFLDRFPTITILADAPLRDVLSVWQGLGYNRRAKMLLACAKEIVQEHNGRIPRDIQRLEELPGIGPYTAGAVMAFAWNAPSVFIETNIRSVFIHFFFSDSKNVSDKELLPYVEKTLDREDPREWYYALMDYGTRLKREGKNPSQKSRHHIKQTPFKGSNREIRGAIMTELTKYKLISIKRLLNALRHFEESRVREQLDALKREGMIVLTKTTARIA, encoded by the coding sequence ATGCTGCAGCAGACGCAGGTCGATCGAGTGGTACCAAAGTACCAATCATTCCTTGATCGATTTCCGACAATCACGATACTTGCAGATGCACCACTTCGTGACGTACTCTCTGTGTGGCAAGGGCTTGGGTACAATCGGCGGGCAAAGATGCTCTTAGCGTGTGCAAAGGAGATCGTACAAGAGCATAATGGTCGTATACCAAGAGATATACAGAGACTGGAAGAACTTCCCGGCATCGGACCATACACTGCAGGTGCCGTAATGGCGTTTGCGTGGAATGCTCCCAGTGTATTCATTGAGACAAATATTCGTTCGGTGTTCATTCATTTTTTCTTTTCAGACAGTAAGAATGTGTCCGATAAGGAACTTCTTCCGTACGTAGAGAAAACACTAGACCGAGAAGATCCACGTGAGTGGTACTACGCGCTCATGGACTATGGCACAAGACTCAAACGAGAAGGGAAGAATCCATCACAAAAGAGTCGCCACCACATAAAACAGACTCCTTTTAAAGGTTCCAATCGAGAGATTCGTGGTGCAATCATGACAGAGCTCACAAAATACAAGCTGATCTCTATTAAAAGGCTTCTCAATGCACTTAGACACTTTGAGGAGTCGCGGGTGCGCGAGCAACTCGATGCACTCAAAAGAGAGGGAATGATCGTCTTAACTAAGACGACTGCGCGCATTGCGTAG
- a CDS encoding PspC domain-containing protein, with translation MKKKQLYRSAENKIFAGIFGGLGEHFDIDPTLLRLVWVVVTVFSGIVPGLLIYVIALFIVPQRPSIVFEEESHDTAEV, from the coding sequence ATGAAAAAGAAACAACTCTATCGATCAGCGGAGAATAAGATATTTGCCGGAATCTTCGGGGGTCTGGGGGAGCACTTTGATATTGACCCAACGCTATTACGACTCGTGTGGGTCGTGGTCACGGTGTTTAGCGGCATTGTCCCCGGGCTGCTCATCTATGTCATCGCACTCTTCATTGTGCCACAGAGACCTTCGATCGTCTTTGAGGAAGAAAGTCATGACACCGCGGAGGTTTAA
- a CDS encoding HAD-IB family phosphatase has product MKKVAVFDIDGTIFRSSLLIELVEAFIREEVFPPDVAQKYENEYRSWFEREGGYEEYINAVVRTFRENIKGVHYGILSDVSKQVVDEQKKRVYRYTRDLVAELKQEGYFLLAISQSPKTTVDPFCTHLGFDKVYGRIYEIGPQDLCTGEVTDEHLIMNKANIFRRAVAKEGLTLEGSVAVGDTESDIPILEAVERPICFNPNNNLYRHAKRLGWEVVVERKDVIYTIS; this is encoded by the coding sequence ATGAAAAAAGTTGCCGTTTTTGATATTGATGGAACGATATTTCGCTCAAGTCTGCTTATTGAGCTCGTCGAAGCGTTTATCCGAGAAGAAGTGTTCCCGCCTGACGTGGCGCAAAAGTATGAAAACGAGTACCGTTCTTGGTTTGAGCGCGAAGGGGGATATGAAGAGTATATCAACGCGGTTGTTCGTACTTTTCGTGAGAATATCAAAGGGGTGCATTACGGCATTCTTAGCGATGTTTCAAAGCAGGTAGTTGACGAGCAGAAGAAGCGCGTATATCGTTATACTCGCGATCTGGTTGCTGAGCTTAAGCAAGAAGGGTACTTTCTTCTTGCTATCTCACAGTCCCCAAAGACAACTGTTGACCCGTTCTGCACCCACTTGGGTTTTGACAAGGTGTACGGCCGGATCTATGAGATCGGGCCGCAAGACCTCTGCACCGGTGAGGTGACTGATGAGCACCTCATCATGAACAAGGCGAACATCTTTCGGCGCGCGGTAGCGAAAGAAGGACTGACACTTGAGGGATCAGTCGCAGTGGGGGACACCGAAAGCGATATTCCCATACTTGAAGCGGTTGAGCGGCCGATCTGCTTTAACCCCAACAACAATCTTTACCGTCATGCGAAGCGTCTTGGGTGGGAGGTTGTTGTTGAGCGTAAAGATGTTATTTATACAATCTCATAA
- the nth gene encoding endonuclease III, translating into MANTMSPKKKRERSERMKKMLRVLKKLYPDLQTELNYSTNWELLVAVILSAQCTDKRVNEVTKTLFKKYRKLDDYVHASLREFEQDIKPTGFYRNKAKNILAAAKVIKNDFGGRIPNTMEEMLTIPGVARKTANVVLGEAHGIYEGIAVDTHVRRLALKYDLTSHKDPVKIERDLMEIIPKKDWKYVNHALVMFGRYICTAHKHDCTEHPLTVIYPKAAHIWPKSK; encoded by the coding sequence ATGGCGAATACCATGTCTCCCAAAAAGAAAAGAGAACGCAGTGAACGGATGAAGAAAATGCTTCGCGTACTGAAGAAGCTCTACCCGGATTTACAAACAGAACTCAATTACTCCACGAATTGGGAACTTCTCGTTGCGGTCATACTCTCTGCACAATGTACCGACAAGCGTGTGAATGAAGTGACAAAGACACTTTTCAAGAAATATCGAAAACTCGATGACTACGTGCATGCATCGCTTCGTGAATTTGAGCAGGACATCAAACCAACTGGCTTTTATCGCAACAAGGCAAAAAATATTCTTGCGGCTGCGAAGGTTATAAAGAATGATTTTGGCGGCAGAATCCCAAATACCATGGAGGAAATGCTCACCATCCCTGGTGTTGCGCGGAAGACCGCGAACGTTGTTCTCGGAGAGGCGCACGGGATCTATGAAGGAATCGCAGTTGATACGCATGTCAGGCGCCTTGCACTCAAGTACGACCTGACTTCTCATAAAGATCCGGTGAAGATTGAACGAGACCTCATGGAGATAATCCCGAAGAAAGACTGGAAATACGTGAATCACGCACTGGTTATGTTTGGGCGTTACATTTGTACGGCTCATAAACATGACTGCACAGAACATCCGCTTACCGTCATTTATCCCAAGGCGGCACACATCTGGCCAAAGTCAAAATAA
- a CDS encoding TIGR00341 family protein: MGFISHLRVVSEADKTKAIEKLITDSTPDFDFFLMATLSVLMATFGLLLDSAAIVIGSMLIAPILYPTVSLGLGVSLSDYKLIGRSFSAVVKAMLLGIIGAVLVTLFANTGEYLTSEVVARTTPSLLYFVVAVISGIAVSYSLVKPKLSETLPGVAVSVALIPPLATVGVGIANVDWDVVAGSLVLFLVNIVGIIFAAMVSFSLMDVHGKRKVAASAIEKEERRVEREEKKIEKVEEADY; this comes from the coding sequence ATGGGATTTATTTCGCATCTTCGCGTTGTGAGCGAAGCAGATAAGACCAAAGCGATTGAGAAGTTGATTACGGATAGTACGCCGGATTTCGATTTCTTCCTTATGGCGACACTTTCGGTCCTCATGGCTACTTTTGGGCTTCTTCTTGATAGTGCAGCAATCGTGATCGGAAGTATGCTTATCGCACCAATCCTCTATCCAACAGTGAGCCTTGGGCTTGGTGTGTCGCTCTCTGACTACAAGCTTATTGGTCGCTCCTTTTCCGCAGTGGTAAAGGCGATGCTCTTGGGGATTATTGGCGCTGTCTTGGTGACGCTTTTTGCAAACACGGGAGAGTATCTTACTTCTGAGGTCGTTGCGCGCACGACACCGTCACTTCTGTACTTTGTCGTTGCGGTCATCTCCGGCATAGCGGTCTCGTATTCACTCGTAAAGCCAAAGCTCTCTGAGACGCTCCCGGGTGTTGCCGTCTCGGTCGCACTCATCCCACCGCTCGCTACTGTTGGTGTGGGTATTGCAAATGTCGACTGGGATGTGGTTGCGGGATCTCTTGTGCTCTTTTTGGTTAATATTGTTGGTATCATCTTTGCAGCAATGGTGAGTTTTTCACTCATGGATGTACACGGTAAGCGAAAAGTTGCGGCGAGCGCTATCGAGAAAGAAGAGCGTCGTGTTGAACGAGAAGAGAAGAAGATTGAGAAGGTAGAAGAGGCGGATTACTAA
- a CDS encoding ABC transporter permease: MKPLLLLHTSRLALLTNKVRSMLTVLGIVIGIAAIILIVSIGKGAENLVLSELGGLGADLIVIRPGQEPTGPTDFAETLFSDSLKERDFEALKRRENVPHLSDIAPAVVVPGSVSYRGETYRPEIFGWSAEFMGSVFDLYPSEGAYFTDIDIRQKASVAVIGSEVKQELFGGSDAVGKNIKIRDRNFRVVGVLPSYGQSSFFNPDKVVVIPYTSAQTYLTGTDHYQEIMVRADDPVYVDRTVRDIEATLRESHNITDPEKDDFFVVTQEGLVEQIGTILSVLTAFLSSVVAIALVVGGIGVMNIMLVSVTERTKEIGLRKAIGATKKDIMRQFLLESVLLTAVGGVVGVLLGSALAFLVSLVLSKGLELSWTFTFPVVGALLGVGVSTLVGVVFGLYPARQAAKKSPIEALRYE, translated from the coding sequence ATGAAACCACTTCTCCTTCTTCATACGTCACGGCTCGCACTGCTCACCAACAAGGTACGCTCCATGCTCACTGTTCTTGGTATTGTGATTGGTATCGCCGCAATCATCCTCATCGTCTCGATTGGGAAGGGTGCAGAGAACCTTGTGCTCTCTGAACTCGGCGGGCTTGGTGCCGACCTTATCGTCATCCGCCCAGGTCAGGAGCCGACCGGACCGACTGATTTTGCTGAGACATTGTTTAGTGACTCGCTGAAAGAGCGTGATTTTGAGGCACTCAAGCGGCGTGAGAACGTGCCTCATCTCTCTGATATTGCGCCAGCTGTCGTGGTCCCCGGCTCGGTCTCGTATCGAGGTGAGACGTATCGCCCGGAGATATTTGGTTGGTCAGCAGAATTCATGGGGAGTGTATTTGATCTTTACCCGAGCGAGGGTGCATACTTCACCGACATTGATATTAGGCAGAAGGCGAGCGTTGCGGTTATCGGGAGTGAAGTAAAACAGGAACTTTTCGGGGGTAGCGATGCAGTCGGAAAGAACATAAAGATAAGAGACCGAAACTTTCGTGTGGTAGGTGTGTTGCCGTCGTATGGACAGTCATCATTTTTCAATCCAGACAAAGTTGTGGTGATTCCATACACATCCGCGCAGACGTATCTGACTGGTACGGATCACTACCAAGAGATCATGGTGCGTGCGGATGACCCTGTGTATGTTGACCGTACCGTTCGCGACATCGAAGCGACGCTCCGCGAATCACACAATATCACCGATCCAGAGAAAGATGATTTCTTTGTAGTAACCCAAGAAGGGCTTGTTGAACAGATCGGGACGATTCTCTCGGTTCTTACTGCGTTCCTTTCTTCAGTTGTCGCAATCGCACTGGTTGTCGGTGGAATCGGGGTGATGAACATCATGCTCGTCTCGGTGACTGAGCGCACAAAAGAGATCGGTCTGCGAAAGGCAATTGGTGCTACGAAAAAGGACATTATGCGTCAGTTTCTTCTTGAGTCGGTGCTTCTCACTGCGGTAGGTGGCGTCGTTGGGGTCTTGCTCGGCTCGGCCCTCGCGTTCCTTGTGTCTCTCGTCCTCTCGAAGGGGCTTGAACTCTCATGGACGTTCACGTTCCCTGTTGTTGGGGCACTCCTTGGGGTTGGTGTATCGACATTGGTTGGTGTGGTCTTCGGCCTCTATCCGGCGCGCCAGGCCGCAAAGAAGAGTCCGATCGAAGCACTGCGGTATGAATAG
- a CDS encoding ABC transporter ATP-binding protein, with the protein MDLIDVRNLTKTYQSRDALPLTVLLDVSFKIAKGEFVSIMGPSGSGKSTLLHILGFLDRATAGEYFFDGKLVQEYSDDEAAFVRNDRLGFVFQTFNLLPSVSVLENVMLPFLYSEVPESEWESRAQEAIRAVGMEHRVKHEPARLSGGERQRVAIARALVNKPDVIFADEPTGNLDSKSGKQVLEVLENLHNNGHTIILVTHETYTAGYADRIIRIKDGRVVSDEKTPDDIRHKHEIK; encoded by the coding sequence ATGGATCTAATTGATGTACGCAACCTCACAAAGACCTATCAGAGCAGAGATGCTCTGCCGCTCACTGTGCTACTCGATGTTTCTTTCAAGATTGCTAAAGGAGAGTTCGTCTCAATCATGGGGCCGTCTGGCTCGGGAAAGTCGACACTTTTACATATTCTCGGATTCCTTGATCGTGCAACAGCTGGCGAGTACTTTTTTGACGGGAAGTTGGTGCAGGAGTATTCGGATGATGAGGCAGCCTTTGTCCGCAATGATCGACTAGGTTTTGTCTTCCAGACATTTAACCTACTTCCGAGCGTATCGGTCCTAGAGAACGTTATGCTTCCATTTTTGTATTCAGAGGTGCCGGAGAGTGAATGGGAGTCACGGGCGCAGGAAGCGATCCGTGCGGTGGGTATGGAGCACCGTGTTAAACACGAGCCGGCGCGTCTCTCTGGTGGTGAGCGGCAGCGGGTTGCGATTGCGCGCGCGTTAGTCAACAAACCGGACGTGATCTTTGCTGATGAGCCAACCGGGAACCTCGACTCAAAGTCGGGGAAACAAGTGCTTGAGGTGCTTGAGAACCTGCATAACAATGGACACACAATCATCTTGGTAACCCACGAGACCTACACCGCCGGCTACGCCGATCGAATCATTCGTATTAAAGACGGACGAGTCGTTAGTGATGAGAAGACACCAGATGATATCCGGCATAAACATGAGATAAAGTAG
- a CDS encoding efflux RND transporter periplasmic adaptor subunit yields the protein MDTYYLKENKKSVIVISAVLLVVLAWFFFGGQQEVVYEATMAERGELVQEVSVTGKLKAAEAADLSFERSGRVARIMVASGEEVYAGQVLASLANADLVAKVSEAQSVQKNEEARLDELRRGTRAEELAVSQARVASAETDLYEAREALRERISDAYIKSDDAVRTQADQFISSARSEHPQLSFATESTLERDIESGRRELETIFSEWHVAIVDNEDLTTLADRSVAAVEVVKSFLANVAYALSVASSYSSLSQSTIDAYSVDISAARTAVSTSASNLVSTRGSVNTAVAALTLAKQELALAQAGATDEEIYAQEASVEQAKSAVLAAQAELAKTIIVAPFSGTVTKMNIERGETVAANTPVISLITPANFEIETFVPEADIAKVVLGDGARVTLDAYDPSRYFNANVVSVESAETVLEGVSTYKVVLEFIDPEGLGRSGMTANVDILTGRKEDVVTIPARAIEYRDGDKYVQVVTENGGFEERKIETGLRGSGGRIEVFSGISAGERVILFFGE from the coding sequence ATGGATACTTACTACCTCAAAGAAAACAAGAAAAGCGTCATCGTTATCAGCGCTGTCTTGTTGGTCGTGCTTGCATGGTTCTTCTTCGGTGGGCAACAGGAGGTAGTATACGAAGCAACAATGGCAGAGCGTGGTGAGTTGGTGCAGGAAGTGAGCGTGACCGGGAAGCTCAAAGCAGCTGAAGCGGCGGATCTTTCCTTCGAGCGCAGCGGGCGCGTTGCGCGCATTATGGTTGCTTCCGGTGAAGAGGTATACGCGGGTCAAGTGCTTGCATCGCTCGCAAACGCAGATCTGGTCGCGAAAGTTTCAGAGGCTCAGTCAGTACAAAAGAATGAAGAAGCACGACTCGATGAGCTTCGTCGTGGTACGCGCGCAGAGGAGCTCGCGGTCTCTCAGGCGAGAGTCGCCTCCGCAGAGACTGATTTGTATGAAGCGCGGGAAGCGCTCCGCGAGCGCATCTCTGACGCGTACATCAAATCCGATGACGCGGTGCGTACGCAAGCCGACCAGTTTATCAGTAGCGCGCGCTCAGAACACCCGCAGCTTTCTTTTGCTACAGAGTCAACACTTGAGCGTGATATTGAATCCGGTCGACGAGAGCTCGAGACGATCTTTAGTGAGTGGCATGTCGCAATTGTTGATAATGAGGATCTCACAACACTTGCTGATCGCTCGGTTGCCGCTGTTGAGGTGGTAAAGTCATTTCTCGCGAACGTGGCGTACGCACTCAGTGTCGCGAGTTCATATTCGTCGCTTTCGCAGAGCACGATTGACGCATATAGCGTAGACATATCCGCTGCGCGGACTGCGGTGAGCACTTCGGCGAGCAACCTTGTCTCAACGAGAGGGTCGGTAAATACAGCTGTGGCAGCACTTACGCTCGCTAAGCAGGAGCTGGCGCTTGCTCAAGCAGGTGCGACAGACGAAGAGATCTATGCACAGGAAGCGAGTGTCGAGCAAGCAAAGTCGGCGGTACTTGCCGCGCAAGCCGAGCTTGCAAAGACTATTATTGTCGCGCCGTTTAGTGGTACGGTGACCAAGATGAATATCGAGCGCGGAGAGACGGTTGCCGCAAACACTCCGGTCATCTCTTTGATCACACCGGCTAATTTTGAGATCGAGACTTTTGTACCTGAAGCGGATATCGCGAAGGTGGTGCTTGGGGATGGTGCGCGCGTAACACTCGACGCGTATGATCCGAGTCGATATTTTAATGCAAACGTAGTTTCAGTCGAGTCAGCGGAGACCGTGCTTGAGGGGGTATCAACATACAAAGTAGTACTCGAGTTCATTGATCCGGAAGGTTTAGGGCGCTCAGGCATGACCGCGAACGTTGATATTCTCACCGGCAGGAAGGAGGATGTGGTCACAATTCCTGCGCGCGCAATTGAATACCGCGACGGGGATAAATATGTACAGGTGGTAACGGAGAACGGTGGTTTTGAAGAACGGAAAATCGAGACCGGACTACGCGGCTCGGGTGGTCGTATCGAGGTTTTCTCGGGAATTTCGGCCGGTGAGCGGGTGATCCTCTTCTTTGGGGAATAA
- a CDS encoding rhodanese-like domain-containing protein, which translates to MKNVSPKELDLLLHDNNQDELLVDVRTPPEYQSAHLIGAVNIPIQTIEEEKNIERLRKVGIVYVMCGSGARSARACQILSARGIAVMNLSGGLRAWQNSGFHVVGSGKIRIPIIRQVMITAGVLILLGAGLGYFVHLYWFALSAFVGAGLLFAGVSGICTMSWVLSKMPWNT; encoded by the coding sequence ATGAAGAACGTATCCCCAAAAGAGCTCGACTTACTCTTGCACGACAACAATCAGGACGAGCTCCTTGTCGATGTGCGCACGCCTCCTGAGTACCAAAGCGCGCACCTCATCGGTGCGGTCAATATACCAATTCAGACGATTGAAGAAGAAAAGAACATTGAGCGCTTAAGGAAAGTGGGAATTGTCTACGTAATGTGTGGATCTGGTGCTCGAAGTGCGCGTGCGTGCCAGATACTCAGCGCACGCGGCATTGCGGTGATGAACCTCTCAGGAGGGCTTCGTGCATGGCAGAACAGCGGATTCCATGTCGTTGGGAGCGGGAAGATCCGCATCCCAATCATCCGTCAGGTTATGATCACTGCCGGCGTGCTTATCCTCTTGGGTGCCGGGCTCGGCTATTTTGTTCATTTGTACTGGTTTGCGCTCTCTGCATTTGTCGGTGCCGGCCTGCTTTTCGCGGGAGTTTCCGGCATTTGCACGATGTCATGGGTGCTCTCAAAGATGCCCTGGAATACATAG
- a CDS encoding 2'-5' RNA ligase family protein, whose amino-acid sequence MRHKTDRYFVGHLITDEVVARYYKHLTTNLSERFGIKNLSLHTPPHLTLKPPFESGDTALFKELLGEIAGEERSIPLTIEGFGSFTQKDGGGIVYLAVRKSGVIQAHAERIVDRIAEFGEGKNLLRRPLTLHVSVARFLSPEDMGHVQEYLKNISLPQFDLVLNNITLFRHISGRWEVEEVFPLLG is encoded by the coding sequence ATGCGTCACAAAACCGATCGCTATTTCGTTGGACATCTGATTACTGATGAAGTGGTGGCTCGGTACTACAAACATCTCACTACAAATCTCTCAGAACGTTTCGGTATAAAAAATCTCTCACTTCACACTCCGCCGCACCTCACTCTTAAACCACCGTTTGAGAGTGGGGATACTGCCTTGTTCAAGGAACTTCTCGGAGAGATTGCAGGAGAGGAGCGCTCGATCCCACTCACTATTGAGGGATTTGGTTCCTTTACACAGAAAGACGGTGGCGGGATCGTATACCTCGCCGTACGTAAAAGCGGAGTTATTCAAGCACACGCTGAGCGTATCGTTGATAGAATTGCTGAATTTGGCGAAGGAAAGAACCTTCTTAGGCGACCTCTCACTCTCCATGTGTCAGTGGCACGTTTTCTCTCACCTGAGGATATGGGGCACGTTCAGGAATATCTTAAGAATATCTCATTGCCGCAATTTGATCTTGTGCTCAACAACATCACGCTCTTCCGACACATCTCGGGCAGGTGGGAGGTCGAAGAGGTATTCCCTCTTTTGGGGTAG
- a CDS encoding tryptophan-rich sensory protein produces MNIINKNNLHRLILSVILAQGAGVIGSCFTAQSLSVWYAGLLKPVFMPPSEVFGPVWFLLYLAMGFSFFLIWERGLKEARNRWVFYLFLVHLGVNILWSLVFFGMQELFLSIIVIVILWLMIAALIAFSWHIDRWAALLLIPYLLWVSFATVLNVSIWQLNDGPGAPHSRVPIEAEYQTHIVYTSDVGLDKEPFRSDCRARSGVFQSCGSPCDTSAEVCIAACAFTCELLE; encoded by the coding sequence ATGAATATCATCAACAAGAACAACCTGCATCGCCTCATCTTATCTGTGATTCTCGCACAAGGAGCGGGAGTCATTGGTTCGTGTTTTACCGCACAATCGCTTTCAGTCTGGTACGCAGGTCTCTTAAAGCCGGTATTCATGCCACCGAGTGAAGTCTTTGGTCCGGTATGGTTCTTGCTGTATCTTGCTATGGGTTTCTCCTTTTTCCTTATATGGGAGCGGGGACTCAAAGAAGCGCGGAATCGGTGGGTGTTCTATCTTTTTCTTGTCCACCTGGGGGTAAACATACTATGGTCGCTTGTCTTCTTTGGGATGCAGGAGCTCTTCCTCTCGATTATTGTTATTGTGATCCTCTGGCTTATGATCGCGGCACTTATCGCATTCTCGTGGCACATTGACCGTTGGGCAGCGCTCTTGCTTATTCCATATCTCCTCTGGGTATCGTTCGCGACCGTGCTTAATGTGTCGATCTGGCAACTCAATGACGGTCCAGGTGCGCCACACTCACGTGTTCCTATCGAAGCAGAATACCAAACACACATCGTCTATACATCAGACGTTGGTCTGGACAAGGAACCGTTTCGATCTGACTGCCGCGCACGCAGTGGCGTATTCCAATCGTGTGGCTCGCCGTGTGACACTTCGGCCGAGGTCTGTATTGCGGCATGCGCGTTCACGTGCGAACTGCTCGAGTAA
- a CDS encoding Gmad2 immunoglobulin-like domain-containing protein encodes MRKLLQITAAAVFITLIFFVVDLIVGWSEESRVTTFEECVEAGNPVMESYPRQCRTRSGEHFIEYIGNELEKVDLIRISAPRPNGRIVSPLEIAGEARGYWFFEASFPVVLTDWDGRIIAEHYAEANGEWMTEGFVPFESTLEFERPYDVGDPEFMKRGTLILKRHNASGLQQYDDALEIPVVFE; translated from the coding sequence ATGCGAAAGTTGCTTCAGATCACCGCCGCGGCTGTTTTCATTACGCTTATTTTTTTCGTTGTTGATCTGATTGTCGGGTGGAGTGAGGAGTCGCGAGTCACCACTTTTGAGGAGTGTGTCGAGGCGGGGAATCCGGTCATGGAGAGCTACCCCCGACAGTGCCGCACCAGAAGCGGCGAGCACTTCATTGAGTATATAGGCAATGAACTTGAAAAGGTTGACCTGATCCGTATTAGTGCGCCCCGACCGAACGGACGTATCGTGAGTCCACTTGAGATTGCTGGAGAAGCGCGCGGGTATTGGTTCTTTGAAGCATCATTCCCCGTAGTGCTCACCGACTGGGATGGGCGTATCATTGCTGAGCACTACGCTGAGGCAAATGGTGAGTGGATGACCGAGGGGTTTGTGCCGTTTGAATCGACTCTTGAGTTCGAGCGTCCATACGACGTTGGTGACCCTGAGTTCATGAAGCGCGGGACGCTTATCCTCAAGCGACACAACGCGTCGGGCCTTCAGCAGTACGACGACGCGCTTGAAATCCCCGTTGTGTTTGAGTAG